Proteins from a genomic interval of Kitasatospora kifunensis:
- a CDS encoding DNA-directed RNA polymerase subunit beta', whose product MLDVNFFDELRIGLATADDIRQWSHGEVKKPETINYRTLKPEKDGLFCEKIFGPTRDWECYCGKYKRVRFKGIICERCGVEVTRAKVRRERMGHIELAAPVTHIWYFKGVPSRLGYLLDLAPKDLEKVIYFAAYMITWVDDERRQRDLPSLEAHVSVERQQIENRRDADLEARAKKAETDLAELEAEGAKADVRRKVREGAEREMKQLRDRAQRELDRLDEVWARFKNLKVQDLEGDELLYRELRDRFGTYFSGSMGAAALKDRLETFDLAEESERLREIIRTGKGQKKTRALKRLKVVSAFLQTTNKPNGMVLDCVPVIPPDLRPMVQLDGGRFATSDLNDLYRRVINRNNRLKRLLDLGAPEIIVNNEKRMLQEAVDALFDNGRRGRPVTGPGNRPLKSLSDMLKGKQGRFRQNLLGKRVDYSARSVIVVGPQLKLHQCGLPKAMALELFKPFVMKRLVDLNHAQNIKSAKRMVERARPVVWDVLEEVIAEHPVLLNRAPTLHRLGIQAFEPQLVEGKAIQIHPLVCTAFNADFDGDQMAVHLPLSAEAQAEARILMLSSNNILKPADGRPVTMPTQDMVLGLFFLTSDREEVKGGGRSFSSTAEAIMAFDARELDVQAPIDLRLPIGTVPPRGWTPPVDPEWTDGQTPAWTEGESFRLRTTLGRALFNELLPEDYPFVDYEVGKKQLSAIVNDLAERYPKVIVAATLDNLKAAGFHWSTRSGVTVSISDVVVPPSKPQILEGYEAQAEKVQKNYERGLMTNDERKQEMVNIWTKATNEVAEAMNANFPKTNPIFMMVDSGARGNMMQMRQIAGMRGLVSNAKNETIPRPIKASFREGLSVLEYFISTHGARKGLADTALRTADSGYLTRRLVDVSQDVIIREEDCGTERGLKLAIGTVGEDGVLRKTDDVETSVYARMLAEDITVDGKLIATANTDLGDVLIDELIRHGIAEVKTRSILTCESAVGTCAFCYGRSLATGKLVDIGEAVGIIAAQSIGEPGTQLTMRTFHTGGVAGDDITQGLPRVVELFEARTPKGVAPISEAQGRVRIEDTEKTRKVVVTPDDGTDEIAYPVSKRVKLLVSEGQAVEVGQKLTVGATNPHDVLRIMGQRAVQIHLVAEVQKVYNNQGVSIHDKHIEIIIRQMLRRVTIIESGDAELLPGELVERGRFETENRRVVSEGGHPASGRPQLMGITKASLATESWLSAASFQETTRVLTDAAIHAKSDPLLGLKENVILGKLIPAGTGLPRYRNIRVEPTEEAKAAMYSAVGYDDYDLSPFGAGSGQAVPLDDYDYGPYTG is encoded by the coding sequence GTGCTTGACGTCAACTTCTTCGACGAGCTCCGCATCGGCCTCGCGACCGCCGACGACATCCGCCAGTGGTCGCACGGCGAGGTCAAGAAGCCGGAGACCATCAACTACCGCACGCTGAAGCCGGAAAAGGACGGCCTTTTCTGCGAGAAGATCTTCGGTCCCACCCGGGACTGGGAGTGCTACTGCGGTAAGTACAAGCGTGTCCGCTTCAAGGGCATCATCTGCGAGCGCTGCGGCGTCGAGGTGACCCGCGCCAAGGTGCGCCGTGAGCGGATGGGCCACATCGAGCTGGCCGCCCCGGTCACCCACATCTGGTACTTCAAGGGTGTGCCGTCCCGCCTGGGCTACCTGCTCGACCTGGCGCCGAAGGACCTCGAGAAGGTCATCTACTTCGCCGCCTACATGATCACCTGGGTCGACGACGAGCGTCGTCAGCGCGACCTGCCCTCGCTGGAGGCGCACGTCTCCGTCGAGCGCCAGCAGATCGAGAACCGCCGTGACGCGGACCTCGAGGCCCGTGCCAAGAAGGCCGAGACCGACCTGGCCGAGCTGGAGGCCGAGGGCGCCAAGGCCGACGTGCGCCGCAAGGTGCGCGAGGGTGCCGAGCGCGAGATGAAGCAGCTGCGCGACCGCGCGCAGCGCGAGCTCGACCGCCTGGACGAGGTGTGGGCGCGGTTCAAGAACCTCAAGGTCCAGGACCTCGAGGGCGACGAGCTGCTCTACCGCGAGCTGCGCGACCGCTTCGGTACCTACTTCTCCGGCTCGATGGGCGCCGCGGCCCTCAAGGACCGCCTGGAGACCTTCGACCTGGCGGAGGAGTCCGAGCGCCTGCGCGAGATCATCCGCACCGGCAAGGGCCAGAAGAAGACCCGTGCGCTCAAGCGCCTCAAGGTCGTCTCGGCGTTCCTGCAGACCACCAACAAGCCCAACGGCATGGTGCTGGACTGCGTCCCGGTCATCCCGCCGGACCTGCGTCCGATGGTGCAGCTGGACGGTGGCCGCTTCGCGACCTCCGACCTGAACGACCTGTACCGCCGCGTGATCAACCGCAACAACCGCCTGAAGCGGCTTCTCGACCTCGGCGCGCCCGAGATCATCGTGAACAACGAGAAGCGCATGCTGCAGGAGGCCGTCGACGCCCTGTTCGACAACGGTCGTCGTGGTCGTCCGGTCACCGGCCCGGGCAACCGCCCGCTGAAGTCCCTCAGCGACATGCTGAAGGGCAAGCAGGGTCGTTTCCGTCAGAACCTGCTCGGCAAGCGCGTCGACTACTCGGCCCGTTCGGTCATCGTCGTCGGCCCGCAGCTCAAGCTGCACCAGTGTGGTCTGCCCAAGGCCATGGCGCTGGAGCTCTTCAAGCCGTTCGTGATGAAGCGCCTGGTGGACCTGAACCACGCGCAGAACATCAAGTCGGCCAAGCGCATGGTCGAGCGCGCCCGCCCGGTGGTGTGGGACGTCCTCGAAGAGGTCATCGCCGAGCACCCGGTGCTGCTGAACCGTGCACCCACCCTGCACCGCCTGGGCATCCAGGCCTTCGAGCCGCAGCTGGTCGAGGGCAAGGCCATCCAGATCCACCCGCTCGTCTGCACCGCGTTCAACGCGGACTTCGACGGTGACCAGATGGCCGTCCACCTGCCGCTCTCCGCGGAGGCGCAGGCCGAGGCCCGCATCCTGATGCTGTCCTCGAACAACATCCTGAAGCCGGCCGACGGTCGCCCCGTCACCATGCCGACCCAGGACATGGTGCTCGGTCTGTTCTTCCTCACCTCGGACCGCGAGGAGGTGAAGGGCGGTGGCCGTTCCTTCTCCTCGACCGCCGAGGCGATCATGGCCTTCGACGCCCGCGAGCTGGACGTCCAGGCCCCGATCGACCTGCGTCTGCCGATCGGCACCGTCCCGCCGCGTGGCTGGACCCCGCCGGTGGACCCGGAGTGGACCGACGGTCAGACCCCGGCCTGGACCGAGGGCGAGTCCTTCCGCCTGCGCACCACCCTGGGCCGCGCGCTCTTCAACGAGCTGCTGCCCGAGGACTACCCGTTCGTCGACTACGAGGTGGGCAAGAAGCAGCTCTCCGCGATCGTCAACGACCTGGCGGAGCGCTACCCCAAGGTCATCGTCGCGGCGACCCTGGACAACCTGAAGGCGGCCGGCTTCCACTGGTCGACCCGTTCGGGCGTCACCGTCTCGATCTCGGACGTCGTCGTGCCGCCGAGCAAGCCGCAGATTCTCGAGGGCTACGAGGCGCAGGCCGAGAAGGTCCAGAAGAACTACGAGCGCGGTCTGATGACCAACGACGAGCGCAAGCAGGAAATGGTCAACATCTGGACCAAGGCGACCAACGAGGTTGCCGAGGCCATGAACGCGAACTTCCCGAAGACCAACCCCATCTTCATGATGGTCGACTCGGGTGCTCGTGGAAACATGATGCAGATGCGTCAGATCGCCGGTATGCGTGGTCTGGTGTCGAACGCGAAGAACGAGACCATTCCGCGTCCGATCAAGGCCTCGTTCCGTGAGGGCCTGTCGGTGCTGGAGTACTTCATCTCCACCCACGGTGCCCGTAAGGGTCTGGCCGACACCGCGCTGCGTACCGCCGACTCGGGTTACCTGACCCGTCGTCTGGTGGACGTCTCGCAGGACGTGATCATCCGCGAGGAGGACTGCGGCACCGAGCGCGGCCTCAAGCTGGCGATCGGCACGGTCGGCGAGGACGGCGTCCTGCGCAAGACGGACGACGTCGAGACCAGCGTCTACGCCCGCATGCTGGCCGAGGACATCACCGTCGACGGCAAGCTCATCGCGACCGCCAACACCGACCTCGGTGACGTGCTGATCGACGAGCTGATCCGCCACGGCATCGCCGAGGTCAAGACCCGCTCGATCCTGACCTGCGAGTCGGCCGTCGGCACCTGTGCCTTCTGCTACGGCCGTTCGCTGGCCACCGGCAAGCTGGTCGACATCGGTGAGGCGGTCGGCATCATCGCCGCCCAGTCCATCGGTGAGCCCGGTACCCAGCTGACGATGCGTACCTTCCACACCGGTGGTGTGGCCGGTGACGACATCACCCAGGGTCTGCCGCGTGTCGTCGAGCTCTTCGAGGCCCGTACCCCCAAGGGTGTGGCCCCGATCTCGGAGGCGCAGGGCCGGGTCCGGATCGAGGACACCGAGAAGACCCGCAAGGTCGTCGTCACCCCCGACGACGGCACGGACGAGATCGCCTACCCGGTCTCCAAGCGTGTGAAGCTGCTGGTCAGCGAGGGTCAGGCGGTCGAGGTCGGCCAGAAGCTGACCGTCGGTGCCACCAACCCGCACGACGTGCTGCGGATCATGGGCCAGCGTGCCGTCCAGATCCACCTGGTCGCTGAAGTCCAGAAGGTCTACAACAACCAGGGCGTGTCGATCCACGACAAGCACATCGAGATCATCATCCGGCAGATGCTCCGCCGCGTGACGATCATCGAGTCGGGCGACGCCGAGCTGCTCCCGGGCGAGCTCGTCGAGCGCGGCCGCTTCGAGACCGAGAACCGTCGCGTGGTCTCCGAGGGCGGTCACCCCGCCTCCGGCCGTCCGCAGCTGATGGGTATCACCAAGGCCTCGCTGGCCACCGAGTCCTGGCTGTCGGCCGCCTCCTTCCAGGAGACGACCCGGGTGCTCACCGACGCGGCGATCCACGCCAAGTCGGACCCGCTGCTGGGCCTCAAGGAGAACGTCATCCTCGGTAAGCTCATCCCGGCCGGTACGGGTCTGCCCCGCTACCGCAACATCCGGGTCGAGCCGACCGAAGAGGCCAAGGCCGCGATGTACTCGGCCGTCGGCTACGACGACTACGACCTGTCGCCCTTCGGCGCCGGCTCCGGCCAGGCGGTCCCGCTGGACGACTACGACTACGGCCCGTACACGGGCTGA